The DNA region GTGCCTTTCTCTTTAATCCTAATTGAAGCAGGCTTTTGAATCATTTTGTTTATGGAATCTACAACATAATATAGGGTGTGTGATAAACTTTTCCTTGTTGCAATACAGGAGCAAAATGGCCATGGAGATCACCCAGTTTCTTCTGAATGCTCAATCAGCAGATGCAAATGTCAGAACTGAAGCTGAGGGTAAACTCAGGCTTTTCCAGGAACAAAATCTACCATCATTTCTTCTATCCTTATCGTGTGAGCTCTCAAACAATGAGAAACCAATTGAATCTCGTAGATTGGCTGGTATTGTGCTTAAGAATTCATTAGATGCTAAAGACGCTACTCGGAAAGAGAATCTTGCTAAGCATTGGGTATCAATTGACATTTCTATCAAGGCAAAAATTAAAGAGCTGCTATTGAGTACTCTTGGTTCATCTGTGCTTGAGGCTAGGCATACTTCTGCACAAGTCATTGCAAAAGTTGCAGCAATTGAAATTCCACGAAAAGAATGGCCTGAACTCATTGGATCGTTACTTTCCAATATGACTGATCCAAACAAGCCTGCACCCTTGAAACGTGTTACATTGGAAACACTTGGATACGTTTGTGAAGAGATATCTCACCATGATCTTGTCCAAGATGAAGTCAACTCGGTTCTAACTGCCGTTGTTCAGGGCATGAGTGTAGGAGAGTATGGCCCTGAAGTTCGGCTTGCAGCCACCCGCGCTTTATACAATGCTCTGGATTTCGCCCAGACTAACTTCGAAAATGAAATGGAGAGGAACTTTATCATGAAGGTGGTATGTGAAACAGCCGTAGCTAAAGAGCAAGAGATTCGACAAGCAGCTTTCGAGTGTCTAGTTTCAATCGCTTCAACCTACTATGAAGTTCTCGAACCCTATATGGAAACCATCTTTCAACTCACGTCAAATGCAGTAAAAGGAGATGAAGAAGCTGTTGGATTACAAGCAATTGAGTTTTGGAGCTCAATCTGCGATGAAGAGATTGAACTTCAGGAATACGAAGGATTCGAAAGTGTTAATTCTACCCCAGCTCACTCATGCTTCATTGAGAAATCCCTTCCTGTTCTTGTTCCCATGCTGCTTGAGACATTGTTGAAACAGGATGAAGATCAAGACCAAGATGACACCATTTGGAACGTGTCCATGGCTGGTGGGACATGTCTCGGTCTTGTCGCGAGAACTGTCGGTGATCGGATAGTATCTCTTGTAATGCCGTTTGTGGAGGCTAATATATTGAAGACCGATTGGAGGGCTCGTGAGGCAGCTACTTACGCGTTCGGTTCGATCCTCGAAGGGCCGAGCGTAGAGAAGCTTACTCCGATGGTTAATTCCGGTTTGGAATTCCTTCTTAATGCAATGAAGGATGGTAACAGCCATGTGAAGGACACAACTGCTTGGACCCTTAGCAGGATTTTCGAGCTATTGCATAACCCATCGTCTGAATTCTCCTTGATTTCTCCGGCGAATCTCCAGCGAATTCTCATGGTTTTGTTGGAGAGTACGAAAGACGCTCCCCATATTGCTGGCAAGGTCTGCAGTGCCATTTATTTCCTTGCTCAAGGTTACGAAGACGATGATGCTAGCTCTTCGGTTCTTACGCCTTACCTACCTGATATCATAACATGTCTTATCGCAACTGCCGATCGGCCAGATGGAAACGAGTCTAAGCTGAGGATTTCTGCGTACGAAACATTGAATGAGGTGGTCAGAAGCGCGAAACTCCCAGAAACTGCCCAGATTATTACGCAACTACTGCCCGTCGTTATGAATAAACTCGGGCAGACCGTCGAATTCCAAATTATATCGTCAGACGATATTGAAAAGCGAGGTGATTTGCAGGCCCTTCTTTGCGGAGTTCTCCAGGTCATTATACAGAAACTCAGCAGTGCTGAAGAAACCAAACAAGTCATTCTTCAGGCTGCTGACCAGATTATGCTGTTGTTCCTTAAGGTTTTCTCTTGCCGGAGCTCTACAGTTCATGAAGAAGCAATGCTGGCTATTGGGGCATTGGCTTATGCGGTTGGACATGAATTTGGAAAGTACATGTCTGAGTTTTACAAATATCTGGAAATGGGTTTGCAGAATTTTGAGGAGTACCAGGTTTGTGCTGTTTCGGTTGGGGTTGTGGGTGATATTTGCCGTGCATTGGATGATAAGGTATTGCCGTATTGCGATGGAATGATGACTCATCTTCTTAAGGATCTTTCGAGCAACGAATTGCATCGTTCTGTGAAGCCGGctatattttcttgttttgggGATGTTGCTCTTGCGATTGGAGAACATTTTGAGAAGTATATTGGTTATGCCATACCTATGATGCAGGGTGCTGCTCAGATATGTGCGCAGATTGATGATAGTGATGAGGAAATGGTGGAATATGGTAACCAACTTAGACGAAGCATCTTTGAAGCTTATTCAGGAATTCTTCAGGGTTTTAAGAGTGCCAAACCAGACCTTATGACGCCTCATGCCACTCATATTCTTCAATTTGTGGAATTAGTTTCCAAAGATATGAGAAGGTAATATAATCACCTGTTATTTTGTCACAATTTTAGGtcaatttggaaacactttcttGATCTTGATCTAGATGAGAAACCTTTGCCTAACAAATTCTGTTTTCAAACGTGATCTCGTATGTATCCATGTCTAGACGAGATACtttatagaaaataatgttTCCAAAGAAATTTATGGACGATTTTTCATCTAGATTCGTACCCATATCCAGaatgtgttttcaaatgggcAAATTCgcaaaataaagttttttttttttttttttttttgcatttgtTATGAAAAGTGATAGAATTGTTGGTGGGGTTGCTTGTGCAGGGATGAATATGTTACAAGGGCAGCAGTTGCAGTTCTGGGTGATTTGGCTGATGCATTTCGTTCAAATGCTAAGATACTGTTTAAAGATCACTCATTCTATAATATGTTCCTAGAGGAGTGTCTTGAATCTGATGATGAACAGCTTAAGGAAACAGCGGCATGGACTCAAGGGATGATTGTAGCGGCCTTCTCTCTATGAGGTTAGaagttttttgttttatttttttcttcgtTTTAAGGGACGTTGTTGGCCACCTACAAAGATATGTGGATCCTTAAAAAAGGGTTGAGTTTttcgtattttttttatttttatttttttaggctTCGGCTAGTTTTATCAAAGTCTCTAATTAGACACAGGTGGTCTGTCGGGAACTTGTACGAACACGATCCATTTTATGCATGTCGCATGTGGTTATTTGTGTTTGTTTCTAGATAcctttgtgtttttttttggtTTCTTATGCCATTAAGGACCTAGAATCATGTGTTTGACAATGGCAATTTTGTGAATGTACAATGAAAGTGCAGCAATCTTTGAATCATAAGCATGCATGCATAAAAAAgggtatttatttttaaggttTGTTTGTTTTCAAGGTGTCAGTTCACTTCTAGAGTTTTTCCTGTGGAGaagattatttaaatgttagttCTTGAAAATATAAGTTTGAGGTCTACTAAATGACTAGGAAAACAACACTCCATTGATTCCATCACTGCCTGATAATGCACTAAACAACCTGTAAATACGAATAAAACGACAACATCTCCCAAGAATCTCCACAACGGAATGCTTCTACACCATCTTGATTTTGAGAGAAATACTCCAATGCCATCTTTAGGAAGTTTTGATTCTGTTCTTTATCCCCACCCATCTCAATCATGAATTGTGCCCCTTAGATATGAAATGAGCCAACTTCCCTTGTGGGAATATTTGGTAGAATGCCATGAAAGCTGTCCAGAAGTTCTTTCTTGATTCTTGTGTGAGCTACTTTGTTTGCTTGTCTTCTTGTTGCCGTTGAAGTCAATAGTACCACCATTCTTGTCTGATTGTTTTCTATAAATTCGCCACAAGCCTTTGATTTGATGTATTATTCGGAGCTGATTATCTAGCTCCCTTTTGTCTGTCGTCCTAAGTGCTGCAACTATGAATCTAGTTAGAAATTGTCATGATCTGGTAATGAGTTGATGAGTTTGCTTTTGTGAATCTAGTAAGATACTGTTTGAATTCAATGATTATACAATTTAGATTTTGTTCTATTTTCCACATGTCAATCCTTTTGAGATTAGTCACAAAAATTCTTCCAACTAAAACAATAAATCAACATATTACAATACCAACTACtctctttttatataattgGGCGTGTTCAACCTACTTCTTCGAACATTAACTAATCCCCGGTAGTTGCAAAACAATGTTGTCATAATCACACACAAACTTGCAACTCTCAATGAGAATTGAAATTAAGAATTCAAAAGTGATATTCatcttatcaaataaaatacttGGGTTGGGTTATCCATCTAGGAAAAACCCATCTTCTCTTGTTGTAAAGATGACATCTTTGATATTGAATTTGTTGATTTGTATAATTTCCAGCAAGAAACAGTCACAAGTGGAACATCTTTCCATCTCAATCTCATCTCATTACAATTTTCTCCATGGATATCCAACCCATATAAACCCCCACAAACTGACAAAATTTCCATGGATTCCATAACACAATCTTCGCTTATTCTCCAACCCTCCAAACCATTCTTTACTCCGACATTACATCTATCCAATTCACGCTTGAATGAAAACGACGATATCAAAGGCGCCACAAAGAGGCATTCCAATGCAGTTCGAGCTTCACCAAGATGTAAAGGGAAATTCCACTCAATTGATTCCAACATCGATTGATAACAAGTTATATGTTTATCAAATAACAATGAATCTTCCGTTTGATCGTCGCAAGCAGCTATATCGCCATAAATAACAATACCTTCATTACGTGCTAGCAATAATTTGGCCACACTTAGAAATCCAGTAGCCTTATAATTGCTATTCATAGCCTTCTTCCCCATATGTGGAAGTCCAACCATACAATTAAATACCAGCCATTCTACTTTACTACTTCCTTCTATCATAATCATCAAATCATTTAGATTCATGATAGTCACTTCCAAATTTAAACCAAACATTTTAGCATGGTCTTTTAGCAATATCTTAGTCTCCTCCAGATCCCATTGCCAATAACCACCATCTTGATCAGAATATTCGTCGTCCCATTTGATCATTGTCAACTTAACGTGCCTTGTTCGATATCCAATGGTTTCGAGTAACGTGGGCCATTGGATTCCAGATCCGACATTGAAATCGACAATATGTACAACCTCCAAATCATGAGTAATGGTTTCGAGAATTGTTCTGTTAGCGGTTAAATGAGCAATCTTTCCATAAGGAAAATTTTGATAGAATGTCTTGAAAGCTGCATGGAAATTCTTCATAGATTCTAGCCAAAGATAGTTTTTTCCATTTGTGCTCATCAAAGGACGAAAAAGGTAATACAACAACCGGTCCATGGTGGTTCCACCAACCGGACTAACTACTTTCTCCTTTGCCCGGTTCATAATGACATTAGAAAGCTCTAATTGTTCATTCTTCATAGCATCTCCATAAGCCTTTGCTAATTGAACCATACTCAATTCATGATATTGATCTATCTCCACGCCTTCAATTGGAAAAGTGAAGAACCAATTGAGTGATGGACCGATCTGATTATCATTGCCTAAGAGAGTCCCGGAATCTTGAATGATCTCAATCGATTCATTTGAGGAGAAATTAAACATGTTTGAGGAGTGATTATTATCGTGGTTCATAGGAAGAGGATTGAAATCTGAAGGGTGATTCGTTAAGAATGTAGTGTAGTTGTTGAAGAACAAATTAGGATTAGTATTGAAAAATGGACTTGAAGGTTGCATTTTTGTTTGGATGAAGTAGTTTAATTGTTACAACATGTCTAAAGAGAAGGGGTCAATTATATAGAGATTTGGCAACATTGTAAATCATTAAGAGTAGGACAAACTTATCACTTTCTAAGATATAATACCAATCTTGCAAACTTCCTTCCTTGAATgttttattaaactattatttattatgataacattCAAACTTATTTGAACACTCCAAATTGTTATACCCATCTAACTTGAACCGAAATCATTCAATTAGTCGGTTATAGGGTCttcattgaatatatatatatatatatatatacgtttttgtttaataagaaagtttatttgaaattattattataatgatattcttgtacttaattttatttaataaatctaCCAAACTAAAATAACTAAATGaaaatatagatttaagtataacaaatttgttaaattaaaattttaatggagAAGATCCaataatattgtaatttattgAGGGCGACTCTAAAGACAAATCTTTTTAAGTTCGAAAAGTATAATTGAATAAGTAGAGCAGTCCGAAACAACTTAATCAGGAATCGGGAAATTttccataaaatattttgaaaagtaataaaaaatgactttttcccgtgattgaattaattatttgccAAAATGATGAGAAATAATGAACAAGTTTTAgctttttttttgttgtaatattttgtttatagaaCCAAAGTCTTAGCTTTAGATGATTAATGTAAGATAGtactaattttctaattaaaaaaaataaataaaggaaattcTTAGTCCACCCAAATGTACAAGAATTACTCTTAAGGATGAAAAGGTTAAATTTCATATTACAAATTAAGGATGAAAAGgttaaaataatagataaaataattccCAAGCCTGCATTAACATCAAGAATGATAGCATGACACATcgtcaattaatattttaaacatctTTTTCAtgatattatgaataaataaaacatgGTGGAAACTTACAAGTCTCTTCCAAGAAACAACAATACAAAAAACTCATccttattgaaaataaataatacttattTTCCCCATACAATAATTTACTGATTACTACATTTTTGTATTGCTCCAACAAGCAAGGGTTTTGGAATATTTAGTTAAAGACAAAAGGGTGATTTTTTTGGACAAATGGTGGTGGATGGAAACATACATTTAGTCAATagtagtatttttttttaaggttttttgGTTTTGTATTGTTGacatttatattgttttaatgttgttttagtttttttaattgtatttttttatggtTTTGATTGAAAATTGTATTCCCTCTTAGTTGtttgttatattttgaataaagttGTGTGGAATTTATTCTGTATTTGAGCTTACTTTTTGGAGTCTTAATTGgagtcttttatatatatatatatatatatatatatatatatatatatatatatatatatatatatatatatatatatatataaaacctaATTCTATTtgatcattaattattttttttatttttttcatttatttagaattaaattttgtttcactaatttaatatattattaattctatatcaacaaattattttcatttaaattttttatatttacttttaaaattcgAAAAAGATAGAAtcacttattattttttctaattctcGCTTTCCTAATAtttatcttcttaatttatatattagttaactTTATCATGTTTACAACTATTATGTGATTTTATTATGTTGAattaatattacaaattaatatcatctcatttttttcaattaattttataatttcactttaactgtttaataaaatatttatttagttaaactTACAATTTTTACTATTACAGAGCAAAAATTTCAGCAATTTGACACTCTATATTTAACGAGAATTATCTAaagatgtaaatatatattttattatagatgaatttaatgtttttaaattcggtagtgtttaatttatttaattattataatgtaatgtcttcttttgatatattatttattacacaAAATTTAAGCTCACCCCAACGTGAATTATTGGATccgtccatatatatatatatatataactaaaaatgaATCTCAAATTAAGTTATCCAAAATACattgatataaaataatctGAACATATAAATGAAGGTTGAAAAAATATGGACCTAGACACATTATTAATAGAGAAATGACCGGGTATggaaatcaatttattaatccaTTAATTCTTTTGTAGTACATTGTTATTTGAGATATTATAACGTTGAGGGATGAACATAATTTCAGTTTTGTAATTTAGAATTCTCATTATTCATCTTTTCACAATTTGTCAAGCATTTGACTCTATCGGATCAAACATGAGATACTTTAATAATGATAGAAAGAATGtagaaatcaaaataaataaaaatactaatgaAAGAAGTGAAAGAACCATATACAAATGAATTAATTCAAACTGTGAATCTTTTCAATTCTTCATATAGGAATCTTTGTTAAGCCCATTTGGTTTgggtatttttattataatctcCTACATCGAATGTTAGTTCAATccgaataaaattttataaattttataaagctATACAATTAAAATTGATCCGATCGAAGTTATATGCATATTAGGTGATCCTTTCATCGTCAAATGCTCTGTCTTCTACGAGGGACatcttttgaaaacaaaaataaactaaaattaatcaTGTCTTTGGTGTGACCACACTatcactaaaaataaaaatagcacTAACCAAATTTGATTCCTAAATAATTATAGGTTAACATATCATTTAATCAActaaattatatgttatttttgtttaaaataatacaaacttattatatttatttaatgagaaTAATACCAAATTTGTCTACAAAACTTTGAAGAAGGTCTCAAATGTACCCACGTATTTGAAAAATTCTATTTAAACTTagaacttgtcaaaatgtgtcgtattttaaaaaataaatattattatattgccACATAAATTTGTACATGTGtcattcaaattcaaacaaaataaaaatatgcatGAGCAAGATATAACATTAAACCTCACATACAAAAGGACATACAAAAGGAAGCTAGACTTAGAAACCTCTACAACAATCCTCgaataaagataattttaactagaagtcaaaatatttggtagagattctCCCATCACTGTTTTATTGATTCGTTCAACGTGTTTTACTTATAGGAACTCAAATAAGTTCGTCTTTGAAGAAACCCTCAACAAATTGCATGATTATTGGATCTTCTCAAtcgtaaattttatttttttaaatgatttatacaATTTGATATTTAGATCATCaactatttattttgattttgtagatgatattgtattatttattaataatgtccTACAGGtaacttatttgaatttaattagaattatgacattataataaaaatgaagtcatatatatatatatatataaatgatgcttaatttcaaagtgtctggattgcaaaacatttgaatatatatgtaaaaataaattaatacttgagtcgaattttgagttaacccgcccataaacttaaaacggttaaaaataaaattaaaaatactataggtatgtttcaaacttgcaacttaacaaaaacgagtataaccctttaaccaattaggctaataaaatattatattttaaattcaacacaaaatttgatgaacgtgggaaattttaataatataagttcaactttttaactaactaatatatatatatatataatgatgcttaatttcaaagtgttcggattgtcaggtcgagagttgtggtttatttagatatatatgtgagaataaattgatacatgaatcgaattgt from Impatiens glandulifera chromosome 5, dImpGla2.1, whole genome shotgun sequence includes:
- the LOC124938273 gene encoding importin subunit beta-1-like, with translation MAMEITQFLLNAQSADANVRTEAEGKLRLFQEQNLPSFLLSLSCELSNNEKPIESRRLAGIVLKNSLDAKDATRKENLAKHWVSIDISIKAKIKELLLSTLGSSVLEARHTSAQVIAKVAAIEIPRKEWPELIGSLLSNMTDPNKPAPLKRVTLETLGYVCEEISHHDLVQDEVNSVLTAVVQGMSVGEYGPEVRLAATRALYNALDFAQTNFENEMERNFIMKVVCETAVAKEQEIRQAAFECLVSIASTYYEVLEPYMETIFQLTSNAVKGDEEAVGLQAIEFWSSICDEEIELQEYEGFESVNSTPAHSCFIEKSLPVLVPMLLETLLKQDEDQDQDDTIWNVSMAGGTCLGLVARTVGDRIVSLVMPFVEANILKTDWRAREAATYAFGSILEGPSVEKLTPMVNSGLEFLLNAMKDGNSHVKDTTAWTLSRIFELLHNPSSEFSLISPANLQRILMVLLESTKDAPHIAGKVCSAIYFLAQGYEDDDASSSVLTPYLPDIITCLIATADRPDGNESKLRISAYETLNEVVRSAKLPETAQIITQLLPVVMNKLGQTVEFQIISSDDIEKRGDLQALLCGVLQVIIQKLSSAEETKQVILQAADQIMLLFLKVFSCRSSTVHEEAMLAIGALAYAVGHEFGKYMSEFYKYLEMGLQNFEEYQVCAVSVGVVGDICRALDDKVLPYCDGMMTHLLKDLSSNELHRSVKPAIFSCFGDVALAIGEHFEKYIGYAIPMMQGAAQICAQIDDSDEEMVEYGNQLRRSIFEAYSGILQGFKSAKPDLMTPHATHILQFVELVSKDMRRDEYVTRAAVAVLGDLADAFRSNAKILFKDHSFYNMFLEECLESDDEQLKETAAWTQGMIVAAFSL
- the LOC124938962 gene encoding protein NODULATION SIGNALING PATHWAY 2-like encodes the protein MQPSSPFFNTNPNLFFNNYTTFLTNHPSDFNPLPMNHDNNHSSNMFNFSSNESIEIIQDSGTLLGNDNQIGPSLNWFFTFPIEGVEIDQYHELSMVQLAKAYGDAMKNEQLELSNVIMNRAKEKVVSPVGGTTMDRLLYYLFRPLMSTNGKNYLWLESMKNFHAAFKTFYQNFPYGKIAHLTANRTILETITHDLEVVHIVDFNVGSGIQWPTLLETIGYRTRHVKLTMIKWDDEYSDQDGGYWQWDLEETKILLKDHAKMFGLNLEVTIMNLNDLMIMIEGSSKVEWLVFNCMVGLPHMGKKAMNSNYKATGFLSVAKLLLARNEGIVIYGDIAACDDQTEDSLLFDKHITCYQSMLESIEWNFPLHLGEARTALECLFVAPLISSFSFKRELDRCNVGVKNGLEGWRISEDCVMESMEILSVCGGLYGLDIHGENCNEMRLRWKDVPLVTVSCWKLYKSTNSISKMSSLQQEKMGFS